In Tribolium castaneum strain GA2 chromosome 8, icTriCast1.1, whole genome shotgun sequence, the genomic window GACGCAGACGTGTACGTTTCGGAAAAGACACCCTCCCCAACATACCACCCCGATGCTTACGATTTTCATTCAGCGACGTGCGGGACCGATTCGGTTACAATTCCCCGAACGTACAGGAAACTGTACCTAGGTTTGCGCCTTggctaatttgaaaaatttcagtaTGAGGAGGCCCATGGCTGTGGGTATTTACGGGTATTCGGCGTCGAGTAAATACACTTTGGAGGTTTTTCAACTGCCATCAGACGGTGACAACAATTTATTTGAAGAGGATGATCCGTTTAAAGCACAAGTTGAGAATAATGTTGAATACACAACTAACGAGAAAAAAGAAGTTAGGAAAGTCCCCAAAGTGAAAAAGAAGTTGAGGAATATTCCCAACGGTTTGTGGCCCTTTTTGGAGCTGTTCGAAATGCTTTTCTTGTAATATCCTAGTCGGTTATTTTAAggattttttaccaaaacaagTCGGTGATGTACATAGGCTGTGTTAATAAATGAATTAACTTAgtcgatttttatttattagactTTTACTAATTACCAAATtaacacaatttaaaattttatacagatGTCCCAGTGAGTAGGTCACCTTTAAATACTAGAAAAGAGCAAACTAGACCAAgcatcagttttatttttttttataaataatatgtatAAAAGCCTAAtgaacaaatgtttttttgccattttaaatataaaaacaaatattttttattaaatgcaaaaatttgatctaatatgctgtttttgaattaattagcgtttaaaaaatcattaaatcataaatacttgttggctaatacaattttcatagttttaattaaaaatccaaaattttttcatggcctactataaaaaaaaaaatgttttgttttttcttaaatatttaaaattaatgtattacacaaatagacacatcaaatcagaaaaagattagcttttcgaaaatgtcatagccaactatgattcgtatttaaaaaaatacaactttatgttattacagttaaacgaagggttgaaaaaaatcgctgataacattattagattttctgaaaaaaagtgtctctataatgtctttgtttcaaatgtgtatcttttataataaggaagatatgatttttttaagatttcgctaaaatgtcaacttttgtttataagtcaaaaacaaaagacgatagcgagatccggttttaatcaaaagtattttctcaaaaaacggacccaagaatgtgtcactcgttttcCTATAAATCTCTTAATTTCGGAGATCCTGTATgcggacatccaaaatgccGCACCctgtacataaaaaaaattcacaaaatatagggtattttattataaaatataaatttgcatgttttatgtttctagatggacaatttaataatctttgagaagcaaaaacaaaaaattgggtgttccatttaacttttttatattattcaaCTTATAATACCAAAAAacataagaatttttctattccTAAGTGCAATGAGTCACTTAGTAcagatttaagtttaaactttCCACTCAAAGTGGTGAAAGTTCCACTTGGCTAGGATTCTaagtttttatgaaatttaaagcttttttaaatttttttaataaaagcgtgttttaattaaaaaaaataagcaaaaaactaggCAAAACCGACCAACAAAAGTTGAGGTCAAAACCATTACTTTTGAAAGCtgcatccaaaaatgcaaaaaaatatgggGTGTTCCATatgaaaaaacataagtttttgTTGTAGGTAATATTGGAAACAGCCTGTatgtgaaaataatttcaggtGGAGCAGGGGGTTAGTATCAAcgacttggaaaaaaaatacttttctaacatttaagtTATCATAGACTTTACCCTCTCTGGAACATAGGCGTAGGCAACCAATTATACACATGATTCAATCAAtgctttattaataaaaaataattacttaaaCATTCTTAAGTTTAGTAAAAGTTGTGTTTAAATCATTTTGCCCCCCAACAAATTGCCACAACAGATATTACGTTTCTGTGTACATTAAAAAACCATAAAAGTGGTCTGACGCACCAATAACAGAACAAATTTGTATACTTTGAAGTAATTGTTATTcttgtatcagttttaattaaaataggtCAAGTATTCGGTAATTCCAAAGAAACTTCCTTATTGTAAAACTATTTTTGccgatttttgttttatgggCTTggcaaaataaaccaaaaaaaacgcgtatttttttatttttttatatctattaataatataataattgattattttaatcatGCACACGGTTTTTACtcgtaattaaaaactaattaaataaagtattgaaaaaaatataaggcGGCGGCACCGcccataaaataatttatggttGTTTTATTACCCCCATTGACCTTTTCCCCAAAATCGATCCTGAAACATTTCCGCTCTGTTATGCAACAAGCAAAACAGAAGTGTCATAAAGTTGGCACCCCTAGCAGGGGCAACGACCACGACGCCTCTAATCACCAACGTCGCCACGCGCCGTCCTTGTCGCACCCACTGTTCCGCTATCTCCATCTCGCACTTTAGGCCTATAAAAGCGACGCGCGATGAATTTTATTGACTGACTTTTAAATAATGGTGCGGTGTTAGCACGGGGGTAAGTTTGAGCGTAATTTGTGAATGAAAGTGCGAGTTTTTGGCCGTTTAGAGCGGGAAAATGAGTTGCGACAACGACGAGGCGTCTCGCGGATGCAGCCCCCCGAATGTGGTGTTCGAGGCGTCGACGCAAACCCCCACGAATGAGGACTGCGAGTCGCCGCTGTTCACCCCCAAGGGGTACTGTCTCAAGACGGTGGAGCATAGCAGTTTGGCGCTGGGAAATATccaaaaaatgaaacagcaaGGACaggtttgttaaataaatggaTGGCTTTGACCTTAGTGGGCGTCGGGGCGCCCTTAGAGATAGATTCGGTTTAAATCGAATTAGTTTCAaggcgaaaaaaattattatgtgaATAAAATTACGTTTGTTGGAAAAATCTAGGCATCTCGCtgtcgtcttttgttttcgatttataaacaaaaattgacattttagcgaaatcttcaaaaattcatatcttccttattataaaagatacacattgtaaagacatttttttacggagaatttagtaatgttatcagcgatttttttcaaccgtTCGTTTAagtgtaataacataaatagtattttttgaattagaaatcatagttggctatatTATATATTGCATATTAtatattacatattatatattatatattatatattatatattatatattatatattatatattatatattatatattatatattatatattatatattatatattatatattatatattatatattatatattatatacagcgtgctcaaaaactggcgcaccaactca contains:
- the LOC103313417 gene encoding UPF0669 protein v1g209471; the protein is MHPQVAILLSWLAYAAAKVSLFKLEGEVNGQEFVYYKIMHPGNLLLVLESLEGDADVYVSEKTPSPTYHPDAYDFHSATCGTDSVTIPRTMRRPMAVGIYGYSASSKYTLEVFQLPSDGDNNLFEEDDPFKAQVENNVEYTTNEKKEVRKVPKVKKKLRNIPNGLWPFLELFEMLFL